AACTTCAACATTTGTTGGTGTCAATAAGTGGTAGATGTTGCATATTTCTTCACGTGGGTGATCCACTTTTATAACATATTCCTATATCACATATCTTGTTGTGAATTACCCCCTCCCcaaatataacttatataaaaattaaaaattaaaaaaaaacttgaaaacaagTTAAAGGTTCCCACCTATTGTGAGGCGGGAGTGCAGCTAAGTTCCCGCGTATTGGGAGGGCAATGACGTGTCATATTCTCACCAATCATTAATCAGCCCTGAaattcaaaccctaatttaCCACAATCAGTTGATGTAACGCATTCCCACATTCGCAGCCATCTTGTAAGAGAACACTCATTTGGCTCACTATCTGCACTTTTGCCCACAAAATTGAAGCGAATATGGtaatttttcttttcgttttctGTTTAATTTGCCTTCAATTCATTACAATGCAAATCACAAATCTTCGATTGATTAATTATATCTGGGAAATTTGCTGTGCTTGCGGATTTGGGGTTTTCTCGTGGTCGATTTCGGGTTTAAATGCCGAAGATTTCAGTTTCATTTTTGAAGTTGTAGAACATTTCAACTTGTAGTTAAGCTCAAAGGTTTCATTTCTGTATCTAATTTAAAAAGCTCGCAGCTTTATTTGTCGTTGGCTATGGAAATTATGTTTTGGTTGTGTTGGAATTTAGGCCAATGGGGCGCTCGCGGTTAGCTTGAGCCGCTATGATTGCATCTTCCGACTTGTCATATCTCACACTTAATCGAGTCTGATTGAAGTGCTAGAGTTAGAAGGTTATTTTATGCCCAAAAGCAGACTCATTTGAAATGGACATTCGTTCATATGTCTGCATCGCTAGACTCTCACAAGGCCTGTGCATTGTCATTCTGGTACAAcggaaaatgttaagtttgtgaccttcgctagattactcCGGTCATTAATGTGGATAAGTAATTAAATGGATAGAAATAGTGAAGCAAGCACAAGAtctacgtggttcacccagattggctacgtccacagagtagaggagttctcattaattgtgaagggtttacacaaatacataggttcaagctctcctttaatgagtactagtgaatgatttagtacaaatgacattaggaaatattgtgggagaatgatctctttttatagaagagagtttctagttttgttctgacattgacacgtgttgtgttgtgattggcttctgatgttgacatgtgtcgcgttatgattggcttcttatgtcgacatgtgtcgcactgtgattgacctcttggttggagggaaactcttctagatccttgacggtataacgttgaccgttactcagtagtttcgggattagtcaagtatggtacaaacaagttgCAAGTATTTTAGACTCTTACAAGGCTCATGCTTGTCATTGTGGTAAAAGCGGAATATGAAAGTTTATCTTTTGCTCATGACTGAATTAGATTTTGGTCATTACTTGTCAAAGTGGAAATTTGAACTTTGTTTTCTTCACACATAAATACACAATTGGTCTTGACACCACGTGTCATTGTGTTAGATTAATGACTTCTTTGATACTTAATTTTCTTGAAGCAAGGAAAACCATCCAAGTCCTGTTTGAAGAGAAAGATGGAGTTGGACAGAATTAGCAACCTTCCAAGTGATGCAATCGATCAAATTTTGCCATGTTTGCCCATTAAAGAGGCAGCGAAGACAAGTGTTTTATCAAGCAAGTGGAGGTACAAAACGGCTTTGCTTACACATCTCATGTTTGATTATCAGTACTTCTCGACTCAAAAGCACATAACCATTGAGAACATTGTTGATCAAGTACTCTTACTTCATATTGGCCCCCTACACAGCTTAAGGTTTTTCCTTCTACCTCCTCTAGCTGCTGCTGCTTTTGATTGATGGATTCTTCATCTGTCAAGAAACTCGATTAAGAGTTCATACTTGACTTTTGGGAATTGATGTTTGCTACAATTTGCCTTCATGTTTGTTTTCATGTCAAGATTTGGTTTGTCTGGACATACATAATTGTTTGCTAAAGCCTCCTCCCACCTTCAAAGGCTTCAGGAGTTTGAAGAGTCTTTTTATTGGTATCGTTACCATGGCTCAAGACATGTTTGATAATCTGATTGTTTCATGTCCTCTTCTTGAGAGATTGATTATGAGCATATGTGATGGTTTTACCCACCTCAATGCTGACGCACCAAATCTCCAATACTTTGCGTTTGGAGGCTCTTTTGAGACTGTTAATCTTGAGAATACACTAAATCTTTTTGAAGTTGACATTAATTTTTGCAATGAGGACCTTAGATGGATTCTCACAGCTCTAGCCATTTGGTCAAGTTTCTTGATCGACTGCCCTGTATTCAGAGGCTCACAATTCAGAGTAGCTTTTTAGAGGTAATGGATTATTCTTTTACACATGGAAATGGGTATTTGAACATATTCATTGATTCTGCTGCCTTCTGCATCCGATGTGCCGCAGTATTTGTCTGTTGGTGCCTTGCCCCAAAAGCTGCCCCAACCTTGTCTATATCTGAGGTTTCTTTCTATAACCATTGACTTCTGCTATCTGAATGAAGTTTTAACTGCTCATTGCCTTCTAAGAAGCTCCCCTGCTCTACAAGTACTCGAAGTTCAAGTGAGTTTTGTTCTCTTGATCCATGCTATATAAGTATATTCTTTTGCTGTATTAAAAATTGCAAACCAACTTTACCGCATAAGTTtctgtttatatgttttttttttccacatttTTAAGATTCTGATTCTACAGATGGTTTGTAGGCCTGTGGTTATGGCATGGCTGCTGAGCAAGAAGTGAAGTCTTGGTTTGATGACAATCAGAACTTCCAATTTAGCCAACTGATTCCACAACTGAACTAGATTTCATCAGATCTCTGCTCTTAACTTCACCAGTGCTCGAGAGGATGACTGTGAAGCCATCTTCTGTCAATAGTTGTTTCAAAACTCGTGAAAGAGTTGCTCCAGTTCAGGCGTGCCTCCGCTTACGCAGAGATAATATACTTGGGACCATGATTCATCAATGAATTTCAGTAGCTGACAGAACTTGCTCGCAGAAATGGAAGTGGTTTGTTCCTGGTCCTTAATCTTTAATGAGTATGTTTGTCTGTTTTTGTCGAATTGAACCAGAGTTTGAAGATGGCTGCAAGAATCTAGTCAAATAAGGAATGGTATGGCACAAGGACAAATGTTTTGGGATGATTGTCACACTTAGATGTTGTTTTATTAACCCATGTGTTATAATATTAGTGAACtacataatttatattttacgaGTATGCACACATGTGGGTCTCACATATCCAATTCTAAACATATTTATGACCAACCTAAACGACACAATATGCAAGTTTATGTGTCAAATCTAAATTAAGGTACAAATTCGGGGCCAATTGTGCGTTTCATTGTGGGTCACATGTTCGATCACATAAtaaaattgacagaaaattcCTTAGAAAGACTAATGGTCCATGTTTTGTCAAATTCAAAGATCTCAATTAACGGACTCTTAGTTCATGAAACAAATCCAAACTAAGGTCACCGTTCAGAAACAAATGTTAAATTTTACTCTAAGCTTTTATCCCTTCTCCGACGTTCGACCTATTGTAAATGATTTTTAACTTAAAGTggtttttaactcaaaaacgtTTATCTGTGCATCCAAATTGATCTCTAAATTTATCATAACTACTCACTTTGAttttaaatattgaaaattaatagaagtggtccctgagtttAAACACCGTCAATTATGTTAGTactttgtgaatttttttttgttaaaaggaaaagaagtggagAGGTTGATTGAACAAAAATATCATCaatttaaagaatttttttcacagaatgatcaaaatgattgacggtaCACGACTTCTATCAATTTTTAATCTCAAGAACTAAAATAAAGAGCTATGTTAATCTCATGAACATTCTTACTAAAGTAATGATCTTTTGGTGTTTGGAAGACACGGGAATGATTGACCCCAAGAAAAAAAAGACCGGGAATGAAATCAAgttgttatcaatcaaataatcAGACCAAACCCAAAAGTCTGCTCTTTTCTTCTTCACATCAAAATGTCTGAAATTCTCAGTTTTCGTTACTACAATCAGTTGATGTGAGCTAAGATTTTGATGCATTCATCGCACACTTGCAAAAGAAAACTCATTTGGTGAACAAATTTGACGCGAATATGGTAAGTCttcattttcacttgcattCAATTTATACAATAGTCACACTACAGAGACTATTTATGCAGACAGTAAGGCTAAATAATTCTTATTTCCATGTTAAATATGTTGTATTGACTAATTTGTTTATGAGTCATAATTTATGTACTCTGTAGGGCAGGATGACAAATTTGGTGTGCTAATaacatttttcattttcattgccaaataaattttttatgggTTATACAGGTTTGCGAATCTAAATGTTACTTTTTCCGGTGTAGCAAATCTAAATGTATTTTGATGTATTTAGTGAATCTTGATTTTCATGAAGCAAGGAAATCCATCTGAGTCCTCTTCGAAAAGAAAGACGGAGTTGGATAGATTTAGCAACTTGTTAAGTGATGTTATAGACCAAAGTTTGTCACGTTGGCCCATGAAGGAGGCATGGAAGACGAGTGTTTTATCAAGCAAGTGGAGGTACAAAACGGCAACACTTCCACATCTTGTGTTTGATAATCAGTGTTTTCCGACTAAACCCATTGCAACCTTTGAGCACTTGATCAAGTACTGGAGCTTCACATTGGCCCCATAAATACATTCAGGCTTGTCCATCAAGGTCCTATAGCCACTGGTCCAGTTGTTCGATGGAGTCTTCATCAATCTAGAAGTGCTATCAAGGAgtttgttcttgaagtttggagATGGAACCCCGACGAGATGCCATCATCTTTGTTTTCTTGTCAAGATTTGGTGATTTCGAGGATATATAATTGTTTTGCTCAAACCTCCTTCCACATTCAAAGGATTCAGGAGTTTGAAGAGCCTTTATCTTCATGAAGTGACCATTGCCGAAGATGCATTGGAAAATCTGATACTTGATGTCCTCTGCTTGAGAAATTAACTTTGAGATCATGTAGCGGACTTACTCACCTCAAGATTAATGCACCAAACCTCCAATTTTTTTACTTTGTAGGCTATTTTGGAGATTTAAATCTGGAGAATATGTTAAAACTTGTTCAAGTTTGCATTGATTTGGACAGCGATTCCATTAGATTGGTTCCTTTCAGTTTTAGTCCTTTGGTAAAGTTTTTTGTTCACCTGCCACTTATTCGAAGGATCACAACTCAGAATGACTTTAGAGGTACATCGATTGTGTCGTTTCATACTTTAAATTCATGATCATTTACGTGCCCATGGAAATGTGAGTGTATTTATTGAGTCTGCTGCTTTTTGCTCCAGTATTTGGCTCTAGGCCTCTCCAGCGAAGCAGCCAGAATCCTGTCTataactgaattttttttttttctttctataagcGTTTACTTCTCCCTTTCGGCGCAAGTTTTAAGTGCTCAATGCCTTCTGAGAAGCTCCCCCGCTCTACAAGAACTTGAAATTATGGTGAGTTTTATTATATTGACGCATACAATATTTCTTGTGCtgtatttaaaatttgaaaccAACATTACTTCGCAGGTTTGTGTTGACGAGACTGATGTGCAAGAAGGGATTTCTTGGTTAGATGACTACCAGAACTACCAATTTAGCCAGCTGCGACTTGTGAAACCAACATTTCTGGTTTCAAGACTGAACTTTATTTCCTCAGATTTCTGCTTTTAAGTTCAAATGTGCTCGAGAAGACGACTCGAGCCTGTTTCTAGCAAGGGTTCTTCAAAACTTTTAAAAGAGTTGCTTAAGCTCAGGCGTGCCTCAGTCTCTACGCCGAGATAATCTACTTGGGACCATGATTCATCGATGAATTTCAGCAGCCCACAGAATTTACTCAGAGAGAtggtaattatatatatgtgttgaGATAAGTTGTGAACATTTTCATCAAGCtttcatactcttttttttttttttggtaatcagCTTTCATACCCTTTTCTTAGG
This genomic interval from Malus domestica chromosome 05, GDT2T_hap1 contains the following:
- the LOC103448179 gene encoding F-box/FBD/LRR-repeat protein At1g13570-like isoform X1, whose protein sequence is MDSHSSSHLVKFLDRLPCIQRLTIQSSFLEYLSVGALPQKLPQPCLYLRFLSITIDFCYLNEVLTAHCLLRSSPALQVLEVQACGYGMAAEQEVKSWFDDNQNFQFSQLIPQLN
- the LOC103448179 gene encoding uncharacterized protein isoform X2; translated protein: MDSHSSSHLVKFLDRLPCIQRLTIQSSFLEYLSVGALPQKLPQPCLYLRFLSITIDFCYLNEVLTAHCLLRSSPALQVLEVQMVCRPVVMAWLLSKK